From the genome of Halococcus agarilyticus:
GACCCTGTTCCTCGTCGCGGGGATCGTCGCCCACGAGGCCGGCACCCGGGCGATCGACGAGCTCTCCGGCCTCCGCCACGACCTCCCCCTCGTTGCTGTGATCACCGCGATCGCGGCGCTCGGGATGGCCGGCCTTCCGCCGTTCAACGGCTTTTATTCCAAGGAACTCCTGTTCGAGGCGGCCTACGAGGTCGCCCACACGGACGGCGGCCTCCTCTGGCTGTTCCCGATCGTCGCCGTCGTGGGGAGCGTCTTCACCTTCCTCTACTCCATTCGGTTCCTCTGGCTGTTCATGGGCGAGAAGCCCGCCGGACTCGGTGAGGTCCACTCCCCGCCCGCCCTGCTGGTCGCGCCACCGGCCATCCTCGCGGCGCTCGCCGCGGTCGTCGGGATCGACCCCCAGCTCGCGGTCGATACGATCGTCCAGTCGGCGTTCGGCAGTGCGGTCGCCGGCGAGGCCCACACGATGAGCGTCCACCTCCCGACCGAACTCAAACCCGCAGTCCTGATGAGCGCGATCACGATCGCCGTCGGCATCGTCGCCTCGCCGTTTTACGACCGCATCCGCGACGCCGTCCGGCGGGCGAGCCGCGGCCCGCTCTCGGCGAACTGGTACTACGACGGCGCGGTCGACGGCCTCGAACGCGCGAGCGCGCTCTCGCTGCCCCGCGTACAGACCGGTTACTTCCGAACGTACGCGGCCTGGACGCTCGCCGCGACCAGCCTGCTCGCGCTCGCCGGCTACCTCGCGGCGGGCGTCTCGCTGCCCGCGTTCACCGGCCTCTCGGTCGCGCTCCCGGTCGTGATCGTTCTCGCGGTCGCCGTGGTCGGCGCGGCCGCGGTCGGGATCGCGCCCTCGCACGTCGCCGGCGTGCTCACCCTCTCGATCCTCGGGTTCATGATCGCGCTCTTTTACGTCCTGTCGAACGCACCCGACCTCGCGCTCACCCAGCTGGCCGTCGAGACCCTCGTGCTCGTGCTCTTCCTCCTGGTGCTCGACAAACTCCCCGCCTACTACGGCGACGCACCCCTCTCCCGGACGCTCCGCGACGGCGCGCTCGCGGCCGGGGTCGGCGTGACGGTCTTCGTCACCGTGCTGGTGGCGACCGCCGCGAGCCCGAACGACGTGATCGCCGAGTTCCTCGTCGAGCGCGCGCCGGTCCCCAAAGAGCACGGCCCCGTCCTGCTCGACTCCGGCGGCGGCGGCAACATCGTCAACGTCATTCTGGTCGACTTCAGAGCGTTCGACACGATGGGCGAGATCTCGGTGGTGGCGATGGCCGCGCTCTCGGTGCTCACGCTGATCGCCATGCGCGGCCGGGGGGAGTCCTCGTGAGCACCCCCGACCGCGACACCGACGTCACCGTGATCGCGAAGACGGTCACCAGGGTGGTGTTCCCGCTCATCCTCCTGACCGCGATCGCCCTCCTGCTCCGGGGCCACAACCTCCCCGGCGGCGGGTTCATCGCCGGGGTGCTCACCGCCGCGGCGTTCGCGCTGCTGTACGTGATCTTCGGTCTCGATTTCGTCGGAAGCGACCTCCTCGATCGCGGCGGCACGCCCACAGTGGCCGCCGGGCCGGCGATCGTCGCCGAGTACCGACTCGCCTTCGCCGCCGGGCTCGGCCTCGCGGTCACGGGCGGGATCGCCGCCATCGCGCTCGGCTTCCCGTTCCTCACCCAGGCCGTCCTCTTCCTCTACGATCTCCCGATCTACCACGAGCTCGAACTCGCGAGCGCGTTCGTCTTCGATCTCGGGGTGTATCTCGTCGTGGTCGGCGCGCTGCTCACGATCCTCGCGGTGGTGGGCGCTGAATGACCCAGTTCGTGCTCGCGGGTGTGCTCGGCCTCCTGTTCGCGTTCGGAACCTTCCTCGTCCTCCGGCGCGACATCGTCAGGGTCGTCTGGGGCGTGACCATCATCGCCCAGTCCGCGAACGTCTATCTCGTCACGATGGGCGGACTCGCCGGGACGGTGCCGATCGTCGGCCACGGCCCGCCGGCTGATCCCAGCAGCGTCACCGATCCGCTGGTCCAGGCGCTCGTGCTCACCGCCATCGTCATCGGCTTTGGTACTACCGCGTTCGCGCTCGTGCTCACCTACCGGGTGTACGAGGAACACGGCACCATCGACCTCGACGAGCTCGGCGAGACGGGGGGTGAGGTCTGATGGCTCCGCAGGTCGTGATCGCGCCGCTGCTGATCGCGCTCGTGACCGCCATCCTGAGCCTCCTGCTCCGTCGGTTCCCGCGCGCCCAGCGTGCGGTGAGTCTCACCGGCGCGCTCGCCTACCTCGGGGGCGTAGCGTGGCTTGCCACGGCCGTCGCCCGGGAGTCGATCCTCGTCTACCAGGTCTCCGCGTGGCAGGCACCCCTTGGCATCACCCTCGTCGCCGACGCGCTCTCGACCTTCATGCTCGGGCTCACGGCGGTCGTCTCGCTCGCCGCCGTCGTCTTCTCCGCACGATACATGAGCGAATACGGCCAGCAGCTGTCCTATCACGCCCTCTACCATCTCCTCGTGGTCGGCGTCACCGGATCCTTCCTCACCGGCGATATCTTCAACCTGTTCGTCTGGTTCGAGGTCATGCTGCTGTCGAGCTACGTCCTCGTGGTCTTCTACTCGGGACCGGAACACACCCGTGCGGCGCTCCAGTACACGGTGTTGAACCTGCTCGGCAGCGCGGTCATGCTGCTCGCGATCGGCGGACTTTACTCCACGACCGGCACGCTCAACATGGCCGACATGGCCCGCCGGCTCGCGAACCCTGCGGAGTTCGGTATCGATCCGGTTCCCGTTCTGGGGATCGCTGCCATCCTGTTCGCGGTGTTCGCGCTCAAGGCCGGGATCGTCCCCTTCCAGTTCTGGGTGCCAGCCGCCTACCGCGCCGCGCCCGCTCCGGTTTCGGCGATGCTCGCTGGCGTCACGAAGAAGGTGGGAATTTACGCGATCGTCCGGCTCTACTTCACCGTCTTCGCGGCGGCGAGCCTGCCGGCCGGCCTCTCGCTGCCCGGCTTCGCGGGCGATTCCTTCCTCGCCTTCTTCGGCCCGATCCTGTTCGTGATGGCCGCGGCGAGCATCGTTCTCGGCGGCGTGGGTGCGGTAAGTCGAGTGGATCTGGACGGGGTGCTCGCGTACTCCAGCATCGGCCAGATCGGGTTCGTCGTGCTTCCGCTCGCGATCGCCGCGACAGTGCCAGGGGTGCGCGAACTCGGGATCGCGGCGGCGCTGATCTACGCGCTCAACCACGGCCTCGCGAAGGCGATGCTGTTCCTCGCGAGCGGCACGATCCGGGAGGCCATCGGCACGGTGCGCTTCGAGTATCTCGGCGGGCTCGCGCGCCGCACGCCGGTGCTCTCGGTCGGGTTCTTCCTCGGCGCGCTCGCGCTGGTCGGGATCCCGCCGCTGTCGGGCTTCTTCGGCAAGCTGCTCGTCTTCCGGACCGCCGCCGATGCCGGGGCCGTGGGGGGTCAGGGAGCGACGCTCGCGCTCGCCCTCGCGTTGGGCGGCGCGATCCTCACGGTCGCGTACTTCTCGCGCGCCTGGAACGAGGGGTTCTGGGGCACCCAGTCCGAGGCCGTCCGGACGGCGACGTACTCGCCGACGCTGGTGGCGGTCGTGATCTCGCTCGCCGCCACCCTCGTGATCGTCGGCGTCGGCTTCGATCCCGTGATGCGGGCGGCCCGCGCCGCCGCCGGTGCGGCGGTGGATCGAGGAACGTACGTCGAGAGCGTGCTGCCCGGAGGGTCGCCATGAGACGGTGGCCGGCGCTCGGGGTCGTGCTCGCGGTGCTCTGGCTGTTCGTCCGCGGGATCGAGCTCACCCCCGACCGGATCGCCGGCGAGTTCCTGATCGGGCTCGCGATCGGCGTCCCGGTCGCGTTCGTCTTCCGGCGGTTCTACGCCGAGGAGTTCGTGCTCGCGCGATCCCTCCGGATCGTCCCCTACGTCGGGCTCTACCTCGCGGTGTTCGTGAAGGAGCTGCTCGTGGCGAACGTCGACGTCGTCTATCGGGTGCTCTCGCCGTCGATGCCGATCGAGCCCGACGTGGTCGCCATCCCGCTGCGGGTCGAGTCCGACGTCGCGATCACCACGATCGCCAACTCGATCACCCTCACACCGGGCACGCTCACGATGGATTACGACGACGACACCAACACGCTCTACGTCCACGGCATCACCGGCCGCAATCGTGAGGGCGTGGTCGCCCCGATCCGGACGTGGGAGGACTACGCGCTCGTGATCTTCGGCGAGGACGCGAGCCCCGACGACGCACCGCCCGCCCCGCGGGGTGATCTGGGTGGCGACTGAGCTGCCGGCGTTCCTCGACCTCGCCATCACCGCGGGCCTCGTGATCGCGAGCGGCGTCACCCTGCTGGCGGGCTACCGGGTGATCCGTGGTCCGACCACACCCGATCGAGTGGTGGGGCTCGACGCCATCGGGACCAACGTGGTCGCGGTCGCGGTCCTGTTCGCGATCCGCACTGGACGGGGCTTCTTCGTCGACATCGGCCTCGTGCTCGCCATCATCGGCTTCATCAGCACGATCGCCGTCGCGCGCTACGTCTCGGAGGGAGACATCATCCAATGAACACGATCCACGCACTCCTCGTCACGCTCCTCGTCGCCATCGGCAGCGGATTCTTGCTCGTCGGCACGATCGGCCTGCTCCGATTTCCCGACGTCTACAACCGGATGCACGCCACCAGCAAGGCCACCACGCTCGGCGCGGCCTCGCTGTTCCTGGCGGGAGCGGTCTACTTCGGCCCACAGGAGGTCGGCGGCGCGGGGTTGACGTCGCTCGTGGGGATCGTCTTCCTCTTCCTGACGGTGCCGACCGGCGCACACGTCATCTCCCAGGCCGCCGAACGCATGGGCGTCGCGTTCCACGGCGACGCGTCGTGGCCGGACGACGACCCGAGAGACCCCGAACAGTGATCGCAACCGTATTGTACGCGAGCCCTGATGCGTTCGGATATCGGCCGCCGAACCGCCCGATCGACCCCCGTTTCGCATAAGCCATGTCCACCGAGTCCTCCCGCTCGACGATCCCGACCGCCGCCGTCCGCGACCGCCTCGCGAGTGTCGTGGCCCGTCCTCGCCTCGTCGTCGCGATCGTCACCCTCGCCGCGCTCGCCGTCCGGCTGTTCGGGCTCGGTGCGCGCGTCGCCCACCAGGACGAGGCCCGGGTCGCGTTCTGGGCGTACCGCTACATGGAATCCGGCGTCTACTGGTACCGCCCGATCGTCCACGGTCCGTTCCTGACGATCGTCGACAGTCACGTCTTCTCCGTGCTGGGGGCCTCGGACTTCACGATGCGCCTCGTGGTCGCCGTCGTCGGGGGACTGCTCCCGCTCACGGCGCTGCTCTTTCGCCGCCGGCTCCGGAACGGCGAGACGATCGCACTTGCCTTAGTGCTCGCCGCGAACCCGATCCTGCTCTACTACTCGCGCTTTTACCGGAACGACCTGCTGCTCGCGGGGTTCATGCTCGTCGCGTTCGGCTTCTTCGTTCGGGCGTACGACGACGATCGGGCCGCCTTCCTCCACCTCGGCGTCGCCGCGTTCGCGCTCGCGTTCACGACCAAGGAGAACGCCCTCGTCTACCCCGTCACGTGGGCCGGCGCGACCCTCCTGCTCTGGGATCACCGGCTGTTCCTCGACCGGGCGGGTGAGCGCGGCCTCCGGAACGCGATCTGGGAGCGGACACGGCGGACCGGCCGCTGGCTCCGAGGCTGGTGGCTCCACCTCGCGCTCGCGGTCGTGGAGTTCTTCGCGATCTTCGTGTTCTTCTACGCGCCGCGCGGCGAGGCCGCCCGGCCGGAGCCGACCCTCGGCGCGACGCTCGCCGATCCGACCCTGCTCCCCGATCTCGTCGGGGAGGCGGTTCTCGGGTCGTGGAACGCCTTCCTCGGCCAGTGGGGCAGCGGCAATCAGGAGTCGTACCTCTCGACCGCGGGCGCGCTCTGGCCGCCGCTCGAAACTGGCGCGCTCGCCCTCCTCGCCCTTGCAGTCGTGGGGTTCGTCGCCGATCGCTACGCCGGCGAGCACCCGCGCGACGCCGTGGCGTTCGGGGCGTACTGGGGTTTCGCGAGCGCGCTCGGCTATCCGGTGATCGTCGACAACCCGTTCCCGTGGGAGGTGATCCACGTGATCGTGCCGCTCGCGCTCCCGGCGGCGATCGGACTCGCGCTGGTGGGGCGGGTCGGCCTCGCGAGCCTCGCGGATCGGGACACGATCTCGGCGGTCGCCGCGGCCCTGGTCCTCCTTGCGGTCGCCGGCCAGGTCGGCGTGACCGCCTACGACACCTCCTTCGCCGAGCCACAGAGCCCCGACAACGAACTGGTCCAGTACGCCCAGTCCGGCAGCGAGATGAAGCCGCTGCTCGGCGACGTGCGTCGAGCCGTCGGAGCGAACGACGGCACCGACGTGCTCTACTACGGCGACGATCCCGACTTCGACGGCGACGAACTCTACGCGCCGAACCCCGGATCCCACGACACGCCGATCGCCGGGGATGAATGGTTCGAGCGCCTCCCGTTCGCGTGGTATCTCGAAGCCTACGGAGCGGAGACGAACAGCACGGACCGGCCGGCGACCGTGCGTGGGGCGGTGTCGAGCGGCGACCGACCGCCGGTCGTGATCGCGTTCAGCGAGTCGGCAGCCTGTAACGAGGAGTACGACAACGCCACCGACATCGATCGATTCCTCGACGGGTACGAGCGCCACGTGGTCGATCGGTTCCTCTACGACAGCGGCTGTACCATCAGCAGTATGGCAGTCTACGTCGACGAGGATCAGGCTACTGGGGCGTAGTTCGACTGCCGACTCTCGGAAGATGGAGCGCCGCCGAGTTACGTTTCCAACTGTTTGTCCCGTTCGAGAAGCCGTCTGAGCGTCACGCCTTCGAGCTTGGCGACGTACTCCCCGACATCGCTCTCGGCATCGAATCGGTACATCGGGCTGTCGCCGACGTTGCGGGTGTGTTCGACGACGCCGAGTTCCCGTAGCTCGTCGATGTGGTCGTAGACGGTGCTGCGCGCGACGCCGGCCAGCCGCGCGATGTCGCTCACGTTGAGGTCGGTCCCCTCCTCGCCGAGCAGCGCAGCGATGATTTTCACGCGCGCGCCCGACCCGAACAGGTGGGTGAGCGGCGTATTGTCGGCGTATGGTTCTGCGCTGGACCCAACCTCAGTTGCCATATTTACCCAGTATATGGGGCAACCCTATAAACCCTGCTTGATTCAGACTTCGTTAGTGTAGTTTGAATCGACATACTTATTTCAAATAGGCGTGAGGCCTGAATATGGACGGCCCGGAGATACGGAATCGAATCATCGAGAAACTGCTCCGCAAACGGGTCGTCGGTTCTCACAAGAAGC
Proteins encoded in this window:
- a CDS encoding MnhB domain-containing protein, with the translated sequence MSTPDRDTDVTVIAKTVTRVVFPLILLTAIALLLRGHNLPGGGFIAGVLTAAAFALLYVIFGLDFVGSDLLDRGGTPTVAAGPAIVAEYRLAFAAGLGLAVTGGIAAIALGFPFLTQAVLFLYDLPIYHELELASAFVFDLGVYLVVVGALLTILAVVGAE
- a CDS encoding Na+/H+ antiporter subunit E → MRRWPALGVVLAVLWLFVRGIELTPDRIAGEFLIGLAIGVPVAFVFRRFYAEEFVLARSLRIVPYVGLYLAVFVKELLVANVDVVYRVLSPSMPIEPDVVAIPLRVESDVAITTIANSITLTPGTLTMDYDDDTNTLYVHGITGRNREGVVAPIRTWEDYALVIFGEDASPDDAPPAPRGDLGGD
- the mbhE gene encoding hydrogen gas-evolving membrane-bound hydrogenase subunit E, producing the protein MGGSVAQTTAEPTAAVLVAALGLPFLGALVVPLLYRALGERVAYVAAAIALACFGLVASQYGTQGTVTVPWIPELDVALVLYLDGLSLLIALLASGIGVLIFTYSGSYMHGESGIARYYATLLAFMGSMLGVALASDLISLFVFWELTSITSFGLIGHYREEASSLYAARKSMLITVSGGLFMLVGFLLLRYVSGEALASATYTLVGTPDSMIANADAMRVALQDAGLFLPVLGLIAIGAGAKSAQVPLHLWLPNAMEAPTPVSAFLHSATMVKAGVYLVGRMRPLLVGEEWMLLFGTLGLLTMTVTALLAIGASDIKELLAYSTASHLGLITAGFGFANQLGAETGVFHILNHALFKATLFLVAGIVAHEAGTRAIDELSGLRHDLPLVAVITAIAALGMAGLPPFNGFYSKELLFEAAYEVAHTDGGLLWLFPIVAVVGSVFTFLYSIRFLWLFMGEKPAGLGEVHSPPALLVAPPAILAALAAVVGIDPQLAVDTIVQSAFGSAVAGEAHTMSVHLPTELKPAVLMSAITIAVGIVASPFYDRIRDAVRRASRGPLSANWYYDGAVDGLERASALSLPRVQTGYFRTYAAWTLAATSLLALAGYLAAGVSLPAFTGLSVALPVVIVLAVAVVGAAAVGIAPSHVAGVLTLSILGFMIALFYVLSNAPDLALTQLAVETLVLVLFLLVLDKLPAYYGDAPLSRTLRDGALAAGVGVTVFVTVLVATAASPNDVIAEFLVERAPVPKEHGPVLLDSGGGGNIVNVILVDFRAFDTMGEISVVAMAALSVLTLIAMRGRGESS
- a CDS encoding flippase activity-associated protein Agl23, which codes for MSTESSRSTIPTAAVRDRLASVVARPRLVVAIVTLAALAVRLFGLGARVAHQDEARVAFWAYRYMESGVYWYRPIVHGPFLTIVDSHVFSVLGASDFTMRLVVAVVGGLLPLTALLFRRRLRNGETIALALVLAANPILLYYSRFYRNDLLLAGFMLVAFGFFVRAYDDDRAAFLHLGVAAFALAFTTKENALVYPVTWAGATLLLWDHRLFLDRAGERGLRNAIWERTRRTGRWLRGWWLHLALAVVEFFAIFVFFYAPRGEAARPEPTLGATLADPTLLPDLVGEAVLGSWNAFLGQWGSGNQESYLSTAGALWPPLETGALALLALAVVGFVADRYAGEHPRDAVAFGAYWGFASALGYPVIVDNPFPWEVIHVIVPLALPAAIGLALVGRVGLASLADRDTISAVAAALVLLAVAGQVGVTAYDTSFAEPQSPDNELVQYAQSGSEMKPLLGDVRRAVGANDGTDVLYYGDDPDFDGDELYAPNPGSHDTPIAGDEWFERLPFAWYLEAYGAETNSTDRPATVRGAVSSGDRPPVVIAFSESAACNEEYDNATDIDRFLDGYERHVVDRFLYDSGCTISSMAVYVDEDQATGA
- a CDS encoding sodium:proton antiporter; this encodes MTQFVLAGVLGLLFAFGTFLVLRRDIVRVVWGVTIIAQSANVYLVTMGGLAGTVPIVGHGPPADPSSVTDPLVQALVLTAIVIGFGTTAFALVLTYRVYEEHGTIDLDELGETGGEV
- a CDS encoding monovalent cation/H+ antiporter complex subunit F, translated to MATELPAFLDLAITAGLVIASGVTLLAGYRVIRGPTTPDRVVGLDAIGTNVVAVAVLFAIRTGRGFFVDIGLVLAIIGFISTIAVARYVSEGDIIQ
- a CDS encoding complex I subunit 5 family protein; translation: MAPQVVIAPLLIALVTAILSLLLRRFPRAQRAVSLTGALAYLGGVAWLATAVARESILVYQVSAWQAPLGITLVADALSTFMLGLTAVVSLAAVVFSARYMSEYGQQLSYHALYHLLVVGVTGSFLTGDIFNLFVWFEVMLLSSYVLVVFYSGPEHTRAALQYTVLNLLGSAVMLLAIGGLYSTTGTLNMADMARRLANPAEFGIDPVPVLGIAAILFAVFALKAGIVPFQFWVPAAYRAAPAPVSAMLAGVTKKVGIYAIVRLYFTVFAAASLPAGLSLPGFAGDSFLAFFGPILFVMAAASIVLGGVGAVSRVDLDGVLAYSSIGQIGFVVLPLAIAATVPGVRELGIAAALIYALNHGLAKAMLFLASGTIREAIGTVRFEYLGGLARRTPVLSVGFFLGALALVGIPPLSGFFGKLLVFRTAADAGAVGGQGATLALALALGGAILTVAYFSRAWNEGFWGTQSEAVRTATYSPTLVAVVISLAATLVIVGVGFDPVMRAARAAAGAAVDRGTYVESVLPGGSP
- a CDS encoding winged helix-turn-helix domain-containing protein is translated as MATEVGSSAEPYADNTPLTHLFGSGARVKIIAALLGEEGTDLNVSDIARLAGVARSTVYDHIDELRELGVVEHTRNVGDSPMYRFDAESDVGEYVAKLEGVTLRRLLERDKQLET
- the mnhG gene encoding monovalent cation/H(+) antiporter subunit G, with translation MNTIHALLVTLLVAIGSGFLLVGTIGLLRFPDVYNRMHATSKATTLGAASLFLAGAVYFGPQEVGGAGLTSLVGIVFLFLTVPTGAHVISQAAERMGVAFHGDASWPDDDPRDPEQ